A part of Antechinus flavipes isolate AdamAnt ecotype Samford, QLD, Australia chromosome 6, AdamAnt_v2, whole genome shotgun sequence genomic DNA contains:
- the LOC127541507 gene encoding olfactory receptor 5P3-like — protein sequence MSFKNHTAVTEFIILGLTDAPTLRVILFVIFLGVYIFTLIGNLSIIILIRNCSQLHTPMYLFLSHLAFVDVGYSSSVTPVMLMNFLGEIPSLPLAGCASQLCSVVTFGTAECFLLSVMAYDRYVAICSPLLYCTNMSTRLCTVLVIASYLGGCMNAWAFTGCLLSLSFCGPNKVNHFFCDYSPLLKLSCSHDFLAEIIPAVTSGSIIVVTVLIIVISYMYILFSVLKMHSSDGRHKAFSTCTSHLTAVTLFYGTITFIYVMPKSSYSTDQNKVVSVFYTVMIPMLNPLIYSLRNKEVKGAIRKLISRKDLFLLRKML from the coding sequence ATGTCATTCAAAAATCACACTGCTGtgacagaattcattatcttggGGTTAACAGATGCTCCAACTCTTCGCGTCATTCTCTTTGTGATATTTCTAGGTGTTTACATTTTCACATTAATTGGTAACCTTAGCATAATCATATTGATCAGAAATTGCTCTCAACTTCACACTCCAATGTACCTTTTCCTCAGCCACTTAGCTTTTGTAGATGTTGGATATTCCTCATCAGTAACACCTGTCATGCTCATGAACTTTCTTGGGGAAATACCCTCCCTCCCTCTAGCAGGATGTGCATCCCAACTGTGTTCTGTTGTCACTTTTGGTACAGCAGAATGCTTTCTGTTGTCTGTAATGGCCTATGATAGATATGTGGCTATCTGTAGTCCCTTGCTCTATTGCACCAACATGTCCACTAGACTCTGCACAGTATTAGTGATTGCATCCTATCTGGGTGGTTGTATGAATGCTTGGGCTTTCACTGGTTGTTTATTGAGTCTGTCTTTCTGTGGACCTAATAAAGTCAATCATTTTTTTTGTGACTACTCACCTCTACTGAAACTTTCCTGCTCCCATGATTTTCTTGCTGAAATTATTCCTGCTGTCACTTCTGGGTCAATTATTGTGGTCACAGTGTTAATCATAGTCATCTCttacatgtacattcttttttctgTCCTAAAAATGCATTCGTCTGATGGAAGACACAAAGCCTTCTCCACCTGCACCTCCCATCTAACTGCAGTCACTTTATTTTATGGGACTATTACATTCATTTATGTGATGCCTAAATCTAGCTACTCAACTGACCAGAACAAAGTAGTTTCTGTCTTCTACACAGTAATGATCCCCATGTTGAATCCCCTGATTTACAGCCTGAGAAACAAGGAAGTAAAGGGGGCCATAAGAAAATTGATAAGCAGAAAAGActtgtttttattaagaaaaatgttGTGA